The Gemmatimonadota bacterium genome window below encodes:
- a CDS encoding leucine-rich repeat domain-containing protein: MIHKPTWTFTDKFLFFPKFLLTLALSVLVFAGQASAQGPSVSLEHVTDGTAGTVAGQGTTITVKISQTGVNDIPGIAAAGAIDVALAFDTSVVGLTAVPLGLLKADTATGATLTIPAPPGGTLSVPAEASLTFTTAVDVTDMEFSISITGAQVVSTAGIVPVPVTASVTFNSVRPPLGPPSQLHLDTQIESPAQNNSVLIFTDKRPGDTLQIQLFVPNAAGQNIQAFTLELALQGKTFAHFISSISGSDWTGGDLFPGTSVSDNPTLSGLFLPAETVPMTGYLGQIDLKVIGVLSDQDKLRVTSAFLAVAGGTLQSVDVSNAELSFTSVYICPGDFDDNGIVNMADFLLIGEVFGTRSGDAAYNALMDMDSSGGIDVADFLLFVDVFDTTCKPPGGGGPTGVSIPDANLRAIIEDKLGKASGAPITPVEMTSLTRLDAPNLNISDLKGLEFATGLTRLDLGYEVVDNTIVNSNSISDISPLSNLTNLTWLNLSSNSISDVSALSNLTNLTVLSLYGNNVSGISSLSGLTSLAWLQLSRNKISAIKPLSGFTGLTNLYLRFNSISDISPLSSLTNLRVLFLDGNQLTGSIPSWLGSLTNLQSLGLSDNAGLSGPLPDSFTSLASLQYLYLADTGLCAPTDEAFQAWLEGIENKSGVVDCGDGSGTPKMYWTDYTTDKIQRSNLDGSNVEDLVILTTRLRGGPLGIALDVGNSKMYWTDYGTDKIQRSNLDGSNVEDLVTGLSHSQGIALDVGNSKMYWTDYGTGKIQRSNLDGSNVEDLVTGLRGPFGIALDVNSDKMYWTDRSADKIQRSNLDGSNVEDLVTGLSDPVGIALDVGNSKMYWGDDGVGAEKLKIQRSNLDGSNVEDLVTTGLSDPFDIALDVGNSKMYWTNGGKIRRSNLDGTNVEDLVTGLGNSHGIALDISGRISGGNGSTSVTIPDANLRAVIEDNLGKVNGVPITRAEMESLTRLEARNSNISDLTGRESTGRDLYFRR; this comes from the coding sequence ATGATACACAAACCAACATGGACTTTCACAGATAAGTTTCTTTTCTTTCCCAAATTCCTTTTGACGCTCGCCCTGTCGGTGCTTGTGTTTGCAGGGCAGGCTTCTGCACAGGGTCCGAGTGTGTCGCTTGAACATGTCACGGACGGCACAGCAGGCACGGTTGCTGGGCAGGGCACGACCATTACGGTTAAAATTTCCCAAACAGGTGTTAACGATATTCCGGGGATTGCCGCTGCTGGTGCTATAGATGTTGCACTGGCATTCGATACATCTGTTGTAGGTCTTACTGCTGTGCCGCTTGGCCTTCTCAAAGCCGATACTGCAACGGGTGCGACACTTACCATACCCGCTCCGCCAGGAGGAACACTGTCGGTGCCAGCTGAGGCCTCGCTTACCTTTACCACAGCCGTAGATGTAACGGATATGGAATTTTCCATCAGTATTACAGGGGCCCAGGTGGTCAGTACTGCTGGTATTGTTCCAGTTCCCGTAACAGCTTCGGTCACGTTTAATTCTGTCCGTCCGCCTCTTGGTCCACCGTCCCAACTTCATCTGGATACACAGATTGAAAGTCCTGCACAGAACAACAGTGTGCTGATCTTCACAGACAAAAGGCCGGGTGATACCCTCCAAATTCAGCTTTTTGTACCAAATGCAGCAGGTCAGAACATCCAGGCTTTCACACTCGAACTGGCCTTACAGGGCAAGACATTTGCCCATTTTATCAGCAGCATATCCGGCAGTGATTGGACGGGTGGCGACCTATTCCCTGGAACATCTGTATCGGACAACCCGACGCTGAGTGGGTTGTTTCTCCCGGCCGAGACTGTGCCTATGACGGGGTATCTGGGTCAAATAGACCTTAAGGTGATCGGCGTGCTGAGCGACCAAGACAAGTTGCGCGTCACCAGTGCTTTCCTCGCTGTTGCAGGTGGGACACTACAATCTGTGGATGTGTCCAACGCGGAGCTTTCCTTTACATCAGTGTACATCTGTCCTGGAGATTTTGACGACAATGGGATCGTCAATATGGCAGATTTTCTGCTCATTGGTGAGGTGTTTGGCACGCGATCAGGTGATGCTGCTTACAACGCGCTGATGGATATGGACAGCAGCGGGGGTATAGATGTGGCAGATTTTCTGCTCTTTGTCGATGTATTCGACACCACCTGTAAACCGCCTGGTGGGGGTGGACCAACGGGTGTTTCTATTCCAGATGCGAACCTGCGCGCTATTATTGAGGACAAGCTCGGCAAGGCGAGCGGTGCGCCGATCACTCCCGTAGAGATGACGAGTTTGACACGCCTTGATGCACCGAACTTGAACATCAGCGATTTGAAAGGGCTTGAGTTTGCTACTGGTCTGACAAGGCTGGATCTTGGTTACGAAGTTGTGGATAACACTATTGTCAACAGCAATAGCATCTCGGACATCTCGCCACTGTCTAACTTGACCAATCTGACATGGCTAAATCTTAGCTCCAACAGCATCTCTGATGTGTCTGCACTATCTAACTTGACCAATCTGACAGTACTGAGTCTTTATGGCAACAACGTCTCGGGCATATCGTCTCTGTCCGGCTTAACCAGTCTGGCCTGGCTGCAGCTTTCCCGCAACAAAATTTCGGCTATCAAACCCTTATCTGGCTTTACCGGGTTGACAAATCTTTATCTTCGTTTCAACAGCATCTCAGACATCTCGCCACTGTCTTCCTTGACCAACCTGAGAGTGCTGTTTCTTGACGGCAACCAGTTGACGGGCAGTATTCCCTCTTGGCTGGGCAGCCTCACCAACCTGCAAAGTCTGGGGCTGTCTGACAATGCCGGTCTTTCCGGCCCCTTACCCGATTCGTTCACCAGTCTCGCCAGCCTCCAGTATTTGTATCTTGCAGACACGGGGTTGTGCGCGCCGACAGATGAGGCGTTCCAGGCGTGGCTGGAAGGCATCGAGAACAAGAGCGGCGTTGTCGATTGCGGTGACGGCAGCGGCACGCCAAAGATGTACTGGACGGACTATACCACGGACAAGATTCAGCGGTCTAACCTGGATGGATCCAATGTTGAAGACCTTGTCATCTTAACCACGAGATTGCGTGGTGGTCCACTTGGCATAGCGCTGGATGTGGGTAACAGCAAGATGTACTGGACAGACTATGGCACTGATAAGATTCAGCGGTCTAACCTGGATGGATCCAATGTTGAAGACCTCGTTACGGGATTGAGTCATTCACAGGGCATAGCGCTGGATGTGGGTAACAGCAAGATGTACTGGACAGACTATGGCACGGGCAAGATTCAGCGATCTAACTTGGATGGATCCAATGTTGAAGACCTCGTTACGGGATTGCGTGGTCCATTCGGCATCGCGCTGGATGTGAATAGCGACAAGATGTACTGGACGGATCGGTCTGCGGATAAGATTCAGCGATCTAACTTGGATGGGTCCAATGTGGAAGACCTCGTCACGGGATTGAGTGATCCAGTAGGCATAGCGCTGGATGTGGGCAATAGCAAAATGTACTGGGGAGACGATGGCGTTGGTGCTGAGAAGTTGAAGATTCAGCGATCTAACTTGGATGGGTCCAATGTGGAAGACCTCGTTACCACAGGATTGAGTGATCCATTCGACATTGCGCTGGATGTGGGCAATAGCAAAATGTACTGGACGAACGGTGGTAAGATCCGGCGATCTAACC